In the genome of Natronorubrum daqingense, the window GTGTCCGGTTTGTGAAGCGGAACAAGCAGACGCCGTCCACCTCGCGAATCATCTCGCGATTACGGCTTCACTCGGTCGGGAGGGTCATGGCGAGTGGCTCGAGGAGTACGCACCGGAGTGGAGCGAGTGTTCTCCCGAGGAGTTAGGCGAACGCGTCGCGCCTCACGCCGAGGAGATCGAGACGCCGGAGTTCGAGGGGACGAGCCACGGCCACGACCACGGTCGTCCGGGTGGTCTCGAGCAAGGTCTCGCTCAGCAGAGTCGCCAGCCCGGGCGCGGATCGCTGTCGACTGCGGCCGAAAGTGCATTGCAGGAAGCACAGGAGATGACGCGACGGATGCACGACGACTCTGCGGAGAGCGACTCTGAGGAGGTCGCCGACGAGGAGACGGCCGAGACGGACGACGGGTCGACCGAGCGCGAAAACGAAAACGCGTAACTGTCTCTCTCTCGTTCGCTCCGGTATGCACACGGTGGGAACGTTCACCTTCGAGACGGCTGTAGACGCCCGCGAACGCTACGACGAGGTCGGTCCGGCAGCCCAGACCGTCGTTCGGGAGGTCGCAAAGTCGATGTCGTTCGACCGCGAGGAGTACGACGAGCGGGTCACGGGCGACGTCGTCGAGACGACTCGAGATGCGCTGTTCGCGAGTTTGCTCACGGTTCGCGTCGGAACGAAAGCTGAGTTCGAAGAGTGGCGTGCATCCTACGAGGGTGAGGTGACCGTCGCCGGCCACGAGGCGGTCGACAACGTCGTCTGGCACGTTGGGCCCGAGGACGAGGCCGTCGCCGCGACCTTCCAGAACGAGGAAGATGCGGCGATCGCGACGCTTCGCCGACAGGCGTTCGGTCGATTGTATCGGGAACTCGTCTGAATAGCGAGTCATTTTATTTTCCACACCGAAGCGCGTCGGGACGGAACGCCGGATTCTGCCCGTGACCTGGAAACGGCACCTATTACCAACTCGAGGTCGAGACGTTCGCCCGATGACGACACCCGACGAGTGGGAGCGCCTCGAGACGGTGACGGAGTACGAAACCGGCTGGTACGACGGCGGCTACGATCGCCTCGAGCAACCGGACGGCACCGAGAAACGATACTACTGGGCGGATCTGCCGGCGGCGGTCGTCGTCGTGGCTCGCGTCGACGGCGACCTCGTCGCGTCCGTCGAGGGGAGCGACGCGCCAGACGGCGATCACCTGCTGTTCGTCGAGCAGTATCGGCCGGCGATTCGCGAAACGCACCTCGAGTTACCCGCCGGAATCGTCGAAGATGGCGAGTCCTACACGCGTGCCGCCGAG includes:
- a CDS encoding NUDIX hydrolase, encoding MTTPDEWERLETVTEYETGWYDGGYDRLEQPDGTEKRYYWADLPAAVVVVARVDGDLVASVEGSDAPDGDHLLFVEQYRPAIRETHLELPAGIVEDGESYTRAAERELEEETGFVPSSTALVQEFAVATGVLRHDRGIVFAEGLEPGERALDTNEFLEVRTVPVEDALERAREHPANDSTITALLLAFEDGLLSSSNTI
- a CDS encoding DUF5809 family protein: MHTVGTFTFETAVDARERYDEVGPAAQTVVREVAKSMSFDREEYDERVTGDVVETTRDALFASLLTVRVGTKAEFEEWRASYEGEVTVAGHEAVDNVVWHVGPEDEAVAATFQNEEDAAIATLRRQAFGRLYRELV
- a CDS encoding DUF5810 domain-containing protein; this encodes MGYACPVCEAEQADAVHLANHLAITASLGREGHGEWLEEYAPEWSECSPEELGERVAPHAEEIETPEFEGTSHGHDHGRPGGLEQGLAQQSRQPGRGSLSTAAESALQEAQEMTRRMHDDSAESDSEEVADEETAETDDGSTERENENA